The following are encoded in a window of Thermoproteota archaeon genomic DNA:
- a CDS encoding iron-sulfur cluster assembly scaffold protein, with translation MSNADIYHEMIIDYSRNPLNFGQIENPDVTFHDSNPLCGDSIDIDMNIKENKISDIKFHGRGCAICMACSSVLTEITKGKDIDEVKKITKNDVLSELGLENLQAVRIKCALLSLKVLKYALYSYLAKHMSETGDVDKLKEEAANLY, from the coding sequence ATGAGTAATGCAGACATTTATCATGAAATGATTATAGATTATTCTAGAAATCCATTAAATTTTGGGCAAATCGAAAACCCTGATGTAACTTTTCATGACTCTAATCCCTTATGTGGTGACAGCATAGATATTGATATGAACATCAAGGAGAACAAAATATCTGATATCAAATTTCATGGCCGTGGATGTGCAATATGTATGGCATGCTCTTCAGTTTTGACAGAAATTACCAAGGGCAAAGATATTGATGAAGTAAAAAAGATCACAAAAAATGATGTGTTAAGTGAACTTGGATTAGAAAATCTTCAAGCTGTCAGAATCAAATGTGCATTATTGTCTCTTAAAGTTCTAAAATATGCTTTGTATTCGTATTTGGCAAAACACATGTCTGAAACCGGCGATGTCGATAAATTAAAAGAAGAGGCAGCAAACCTGTATTGA
- a CDS encoding bifunctional precorrin-2 dehydrogenase/sirohydrochlorin ferrochelatase, producing the protein MIVDLHLKGNLVIVVGGGAEGLKKINSLLTQDCKILLVSDSINPQIKKYVDSKKIEFQKVKLDEPSFLSKHKPYLVMATTDNKNLNRKIVEAARKLNCLAYASDDPEISDFAHPSVINIEDTIQIAISTKGKSPAMARRVKMQAEKVFKELITREDIELIKIQEIARQNAKKEISTQIERKKYLYAVINDNQIKQLIKDNKLEIAQKRANQMLRDWK; encoded by the coding sequence TTGATTGTTGATTTACATCTAAAGGGGAATTTAGTGATAGTTGTTGGAGGAGGAGCAGAAGGCCTTAAAAAAATAAACTCATTACTCACACAAGATTGTAAAATACTTCTGGTAAGTGATTCGATTAATCCACAAATCAAAAAATATGTAGATTCTAAGAAAATTGAATTTCAAAAAGTCAAACTGGATGAACCCAGTTTTCTTTCAAAACATAAACCCTACTTAGTTATGGCAACAACAGATAACAAAAATCTTAATAGAAAAATTGTTGAAGCTGCTAGAAAATTAAATTGTCTAGCATATGCATCAGATGACCCTGAGATTAGTGATTTTGCACATCCATCAGTAATTAACATTGAAGATACAATTCAGATTGCAATCTCAACAAAAGGAAAAAGCCCCGCAATGGCAAGAAGAGTCAAGATGCAAGCTGAGAAGGTCTTCAAAGAACTCATTACAAGAGAAGACATTGAATTAATCAAAATTCAAGAGATCGCTCGTCAAAATGCCAAAAAAGAAATCAGCACACAGATAGAACGAAAAAAGTACCTATACGCAGTAATTAATGATAATCAGATTAAACAGTTAATAAAAGACAACAAATTGGAAATTGCACAGAAACGAGCAAATCAAATGTTGAGGGACTGGAAATGA
- a CDS encoding ATPase V, translating into MASLERVASKLEERKKEASKLRRKGERELKKARSLLRRSTSGLATVARKVENAREELSDVAGVLTQKLAQKESIERLVTTAKDRVSKEKEALEQALQELDFASSDEEKQSAQSRINSLNQHIADLEDEIKERDKTLRKITDAIDDIQSNKSKISGKIQKQTKVKPTLQKMLKESKKDAERFSKQVVVKAKQEESAKNTLIKVKEKLEKVKAQKRKLAAKKRSRKAKPKKRSKKASKPKRKSAKKTATRKAKPKKRSKKASKPKRKSAKKTATRKAKPKKRSKKASKPKRKSAKKTATRKAKPKKRSKKASKPKRKSVKKSRR; encoded by the coding sequence TTGGCATCACTCGAAAGGGTTGCTTCCAAGCTAGAAGAAAGAAAAAAGGAAGCTTCAAAACTTCGAAGAAAAGGGGAAAGAGAACTAAAGAAAGCTCGTTCATTACTTAGACGATCTACTTCTGGATTGGCAACCGTAGCACGTAAAGTAGAAAATGCAAGAGAAGAATTATCTGATGTAGCAGGCGTTTTAACTCAAAAGTTAGCACAAAAAGAGAGCATCGAAAGACTGGTTACAACAGCAAAAGACCGAGTATCCAAAGAAAAAGAAGCCCTAGAACAAGCCCTACAAGAATTAGACTTTGCCAGCTCTGATGAGGAAAAACAGAGTGCACAATCTAGAATTAACTCACTTAATCAGCATATTGCCGATTTAGAGGATGAAATAAAAGAAAGAGACAAAACACTTCGAAAAATCACGGATGCAATAGATGATATTCAATCAAATAAATCCAAAATTTCCGGAAAAATTCAAAAACAGACTAAGGTAAAACCTACTCTTCAAAAGATGTTAAAAGAGAGCAAAAAGGACGCAGAACGCTTCTCAAAACAGGTTGTAGTAAAAGCAAAACAAGAGGAATCTGCTAAAAATACTCTCATCAAGGTAAAAGAAAAATTAGAAAAAGTAAAAGCCCAAAAGCGAAAATTAGCTGCCAAAAAGCGTTCAAGAAAAGCAAAACCAAAGAAACGCTCAAAGAAAGCATCCAAACCAAAACGCAAATCGGCTAAAAAGACAGCAACAAGAAAAGCAAAACCAAAGAAACGCTCAAAGAAAGCATCCAAACCAAAACGCAAATCGGCTAAAAAGACAGCAACAAGAAAAGCAAAACCAAAGAAACGCTCAAAGAAAGCATCCAAACCAAAACGCAAATCGGCTAAAAAGACAGCAACAAGAAAAGCAAAACCAAAGAAACGCTCAAAGAAAGCATCCAAACCAAAACGCAAATCGGTTAAAAAATCTAGAAGATAA
- a CDS encoding PAP2 family protein, with translation MQKWIFEIRSRSFVLLVIGFIIISLLVKLQVTEDFDQQTIETFQSISGNTLLDLIMQSITEIGDVYYMLIFSIILLIIKRTRRIGIALMILLVLTTLLTGYIKCGVDRDRPTLDYTGNPFLIELSNDTFSLFCDGSANASYPSGHAARAAVFGVILGFVLSERFPRGCYLLLLYPLLMSISRVYVLQHYPMDVIGGTVLGLFLAGYIGHKTKLSKFLNQKPSS, from the coding sequence TTGCAAAAATGGATTTTTGAGATACGCTCTAGATCATTTGTACTGCTTGTTATAGGATTTATCATAATCTCGCTTTTGGTAAAATTACAAGTTACTGAAGATTTTGATCAACAAACCATCGAAACATTCCAGTCAATTTCTGGAAATACGTTACTCGATTTGATAATGCAATCAATCACAGAAATCGGTGACGTGTATTATATGCTGATATTTTCTATTATTCTCCTTATAATAAAGAGAACAAGGCGAATTGGAATCGCCCTGATGATACTATTGGTTCTTACTACATTGCTGACTGGCTACATCAAGTGTGGTGTTGATAGAGATAGGCCCACCCTAGATTATACTGGAAATCCATTCCTAATTGAACTGAGTAATGACACATTTTCGCTATTCTGTGATGGTAGCGCCAACGCCTCTTATCCATCAGGTCATGCAGCTAGGGCTGCTGTCTTTGGAGTGATTCTAGGATTTGTGCTATCTGAGCGATTTCCTCGTGGATGTTATCTCCTATTGTTATACCCATTACTGATGTCAATTAGCAGGGTCTATGTATTACAGCATTATCCGATGGATGTAATCGGTGGAACTGTCTTGGGATTGTTTTTGGCTGGATACATTGGTCATAAGACAAAACTCTCTAAATTTCTTAATCAAAAACCCAGTTCTTGA
- a CDS encoding DNA-binding protein, producing the protein MSTVTAEQAKNMRSGVNIEGTVERKGEPRTVNKKAGGTIDVCDAYLVDAEGGEIKLTLWGDDIAKVNDGNKLKITNGYTNSFKGEVSLTKGKFGQMEVIS; encoded by the coding sequence ATGAGTACTGTAACTGCTGAACAAGCAAAGAACATGAGAAGCGGTGTAAACATCGAAGGAACCGTAGAACGAAAAGGCGAACCAAGAACAGTAAACAAGAAAGCAGGCGGAACAATTGATGTTTGTGATGCTTATCTAGTTGATGCTGAAGGCGGAGAGATCAAACTCACATTGTGGGGAGATGACATTGCCAAAGTAAACGATGGTAATAAGCTAAAGATTACTAATGGTTACACAAATTCCTTCAAAGGCGAAGTTTCTCTAACCAAAGGCAAATTTGGTCAGATGGAAGTTATCTCTTAG
- the hemA gene encoding glutamyl-tRNA reductase, which produces MNQNVINARVTFRNSPIHVLERFTFKDIKNALLEFRKFSESEECVILQTCNRIEIFATGKNCDIKKIQKTWASLSGLEESAFKENLEIEIDDEAYLHLLKLTSGLDSMVVGEEQILGQIKNSITTARINKASGERLNTLFDKAIRIGTRIRNTTGISKGGISVGSMAVKLAEENIDELKSKQILVIGTGEVSTLVAKSLNRRGYGFSVTSRTLQRSQAFCETMGGQAVKFEEVLGGFEKYDVIFVATTAPYFLVTYERIAKALKDKKKGMMILDLSNPRTVDEKVATLGNIKLMNLDQIAEMVDKNMRKRQDKVKIVENIINEELQVIEASMKRLDAEPIVKDVFKNIDVLREKELQKALQMLGENDSEKIKIIEDLTKAVVESIVSAPMNNLRKASEQGNPEILDAASKLFNYKKKET; this is translated from the coding sequence ATGAATCAAAATGTGATAAATGCACGGGTAACATTTCGTAATTCACCAATACATGTTCTTGAGCGATTTACTTTCAAAGATATAAAAAATGCGCTCTTGGAATTTAGAAAGTTTTCAGAATCAGAAGAGTGTGTGATTTTGCAGACTTGTAATAGAATAGAAATTTTTGCCACTGGTAAAAATTGCGACATAAAAAAAATCCAGAAAACTTGGGCATCACTTTCAGGATTAGAAGAAAGTGCATTCAAAGAAAATTTAGAGATAGAGATAGATGATGAGGCCTATCTTCATTTGTTAAAACTTACTTCAGGTTTAGATTCAATGGTTGTTGGCGAAGAACAAATTCTAGGTCAAATAAAAAATTCCATTACAACTGCAAGGATCAATAAAGCATCAGGTGAACGACTCAATACATTATTTGACAAGGCAATCAGAATTGGAACACGTATTAGAAATACCACAGGCATCAGCAAAGGTGGAATTTCAGTAGGCTCTATGGCAGTAAAGCTTGCAGAAGAAAACATTGATGAGCTAAAATCAAAACAAATCCTAGTAATTGGTACAGGCGAAGTATCCACACTTGTTGCCAAATCACTAAACCGACGAGGTTATGGGTTTTCTGTAACTAGTAGAACACTCCAACGTTCTCAAGCGTTTTGTGAAACTATGGGAGGTCAAGCAGTAAAATTTGAAGAAGTGCTCGGAGGTTTTGAAAAATATGATGTCATCTTTGTTGCCACAACAGCTCCATACTTTCTTGTAACGTATGAAAGAATTGCAAAGGCATTAAAAGATAAGAAAAAAGGTATGATGATTTTGGATTTGTCAAATCCAAGAACAGTTGATGAAAAAGTAGCAACACTTGGTAACATTAAACTGATGAACCTGGATCAAATTGCAGAAATGGTCGATAAAAACATGCGAAAAAGACAAGATAAAGTCAAAATAGTTGAAAATATAATTAATGAAGAATTACAAGTAATTGAGGCCTCTATGAAAAGACTAGATGCAGAACCAATTGTGAAAGACGTCTTCAAAAATATAGATGTCCTAAGGGAAAAAGAATTACAGAAAGCTCTTCAGATGCTAGGCGAAAATGATTCAGAAAAGATCAAAATTATCGAAGATTTAACAAAAGCTGTAGTTGAGAGTATCGTTTCAGCTCCTATGAATAATTTAAGAAAAGCATCTGAACAAGGAAATCCTGAAATTTTAGATGCAGCAAGTAAACTATTCAATTACAAGAAAAAAGAAACATAG
- a CDS encoding proteasome assembly chaperone family protein: MLSDEKISVEISELPNLSNPQLICGLPGSGYVGKLAVDYLIDKLQAKQFANIYSSSFPPQVSIREDGTLDLVKNTLYSAKINSQELIFLTGDAQPVSAQGEYALTDEIINLCKKLNVKKIFTLAAYITGKFSKSPKVYGTSTSSDIIKQFSEYDVSTMNRGNITGMNGVIIGIAKRSSIPGICLLGETSGYVIDANASKAVLESLSKILNITIDMSELEQRAKDTEEIIKTLQAQAASKGSQEQIPQFRPSDDKSLGYIS, from the coding sequence ATATTGTCTGATGAAAAAATATCTGTAGAAATTTCTGAATTACCAAATCTTTCTAATCCTCAATTAATTTGTGGATTACCTGGAAGCGGTTATGTAGGTAAACTTGCCGTTGATTATTTGATTGACAAGCTACAGGCAAAACAATTTGCAAATATCTATTCTTCATCCTTTCCACCTCAAGTTTCCATTAGAGAAGATGGAACTCTTGATCTTGTAAAGAATACGCTTTATTCTGCAAAAATTAATTCCCAAGAGTTAATCTTTCTTACAGGTGATGCACAACCAGTATCTGCACAAGGTGAATATGCATTAACTGATGAAATAATTAACCTATGCAAAAAGCTTAATGTAAAAAAAATTTTTACACTTGCAGCATACATTACAGGAAAGTTTTCCAAATCTCCCAAGGTGTATGGCACTAGCACTTCTAGTGATATAATAAAACAATTCTCCGAATATGATGTCTCTACAATGAATAGAGGAAACATCACTGGAATGAATGGTGTAATAATTGGAATTGCAAAAAGATCCTCTATTCCTGGAATTTGTCTTTTAGGGGAGACATCTGGATACGTAATTGATGCCAATGCATCTAAAGCAGTTTTAGAATCACTTAGTAAAATTTTGAATATTACAATTGATATGTCTGAGCTTGAACAACGTGCAAAAGATACAGAAGAAATAATCAAAACCCTACAGGCCCAAGCCGCTTCAAAGGGAAGTCAAGAACAGATTCCACAGTTTCGACCTTCTGATGACAAGAGCCTAGGCTACATAAGCTAA
- a CDS encoding HD domain-containing protein → MNQLDSLKKEVKKITTNDSAHDFDHIMRVYKNAEKLCKKETANTKLVLCAVLLHDVVSYPKSDKRSKTSSIKSAQKAEQILKKYHFNSEEIKIISDAIRDHSFSRNKVPETMEGKVLQDADRLDAVGAIGIARVFAVGGSEKRPIYNNDDPFCSQRTPNDQEWTLDHFYKKLLKLEGMMNTKSAKIEAKRRTKILKNYLNELKKEI, encoded by the coding sequence TTGAACCAACTTGATAGTTTAAAAAAAGAAGTAAAAAAAATAACAACTAATGATTCTGCACATGACTTTGATCACATAATGCGGGTTTACAAAAATGCAGAGAAACTATGCAAAAAAGAAACAGCCAATACTAAACTGGTACTATGTGCTGTACTGTTACATGATGTAGTGTCGTACCCAAAATCTGATAAACGCTCTAAAACTTCCTCAATAAAAAGTGCACAGAAAGCAGAACAAATTCTCAAAAAATATCATTTTAATTCAGAAGAGATTAAAATTATCTCCGATGCAATAAGGGATCACAGTTTTTCACGCAACAAAGTACCCGAGACCATGGAAGGAAAAGTTTTACAAGATGCAGATAGATTGGATGCCGTTGGCGCCATTGGTATTGCTAGAGTGTTCGCAGTGGGTGGTTCAGAAAAGCGACCCATCTATAACAACGACGATCCATTCTGCTCCCAAAGAACTCCAAATGACCAAGAGTGGACACTGGATCATTTTTACAAAAAACTACTAAAACTCGAAGGAATGATGAACACAAAATCTGCAAAAATTGAGGCTAAACGACGAACAAAAATTCTCAAGAATTATCTTAATGAACTAAAAAAAGAGATTTAG
- the pgk gene encoding phosphoglycerate kinase produces the protein MSDRLKDFNLGIIRKFVKILTLDDFDLKGKTVFVRVDMNCPIDPETMEISGTKRIEEAIETIESLKEAKVVIASHQGRVGNKDYTGMEKHADVLAKFLNRDIKYVEDVIGSAAQNEIKNLEAGEILLLDNLRLCAEENYEFSPTDASKTIMVSRLAKLFDLCVLDSFPSAHRSHPSIVGFPHVLPAAAGRIVEREVRKLDEIITVAKAPHVIVLGGSKVEDRLEAIKMLIQKGRADHVLLTGLIGNVFMRAQARIKYPLGIKREDEAVAKAHKLIGEYPDVFSTPVDVAVDKDGSRVEMDVRELNKGDQILDLGPKTVEHYNKLISGAGTVFISGPPGFFERKEFSYGTRSLLESVANSMATTIVSGGHLTSALKKYELADKIDHISTAGGALVLYLTGEKLPMIIALEDAARRERAK, from the coding sequence ATGTCTGATCGGCTCAAAGATTTTAACTTGGGAATAATTAGGAAATTTGTGAAGATACTCACTCTAGATGATTTTGATCTTAAAGGTAAAACAGTATTTGTTAGAGTAGACATGAACTGTCCCATCGATCCAGAAACAATGGAGATTTCAGGAACAAAAAGAATCGAGGAGGCAATTGAAACAATTGAATCATTAAAAGAAGCAAAAGTGGTAATCGCATCACACCAAGGTAGAGTTGGAAACAAAGACTATACCGGAATGGAAAAGCATGCTGATGTGCTAGCAAAATTTTTGAATAGAGACATAAAATATGTTGAGGATGTTATTGGAAGTGCTGCACAAAATGAAATCAAAAATTTAGAGGCAGGAGAAATTTTACTTTTAGATAATCTCAGATTATGTGCAGAAGAAAATTATGAGTTCTCGCCTACAGATGCTTCAAAAACAATTATGGTTTCTAGATTAGCAAAATTATTTGATTTGTGTGTTTTAGATTCATTTCCAAGCGCACATAGATCACACCCATCAATTGTTGGTTTTCCTCATGTATTACCAGCTGCTGCCGGAAGAATTGTAGAAAGAGAAGTAAGGAAACTAGATGAAATAATCACAGTTGCTAAAGCACCACATGTTATTGTTCTAGGAGGTTCCAAAGTTGAGGACAGATTAGAAGCAATAAAGATGTTGATCCAAAAAGGAAGAGCAGATCATGTCCTTCTAACAGGGTTAATAGGAAATGTCTTCATGAGGGCTCAAGCACGAATAAAGTATCCTTTAGGCATAAAAAGAGAGGACGAAGCAGTAGCAAAGGCCCACAAATTAATCGGTGAATATCCAGATGTTTTTTCAACTCCAGTAGACGTAGCTGTTGACAAAGACGGTTCTAGGGTAGAGATGGACGTTAGGGAGTTAAACAAAGGAGATCAAATTTTAGATCTAGGCCCAAAAACAGTGGAGCACTACAATAAATTAATCTCAGGAGCAGGCACTGTCTTTATCAGTGGTCCTCCAGGATTCTTTGAAAGAAAAGAATTCAGTTATGGAACTAGATCACTTTTGGAAAGTGTGGCAAACTCCATGGCAACTACCATCGTTAGTGGAGGCCATCTAACTTCAGCGTTAAAAAAATACGAATTAGCAGACAAGATTGATCATATCAGTACTGCAGGCGGAGCACTAGTATTGTATTTGACCGGCGAAAAATTACCTATGATTATAGCTTTAGAAGATGCTGCAAGAAGGGAACGAGCTAAATAG
- a CDS encoding DUF432 domain-containing protein: protein MLSSAMSSNVEKEAYSFYDTYTVDSDIDIKLPRTKIQFKKLDNGFAYFREDSEHNTIEKSIPSMKSIQVTIAPVLPINLPAKKTNGLIFLRLDKQILVTPESNVEISIKVPIEIGVFIKSELSSDMLDVITCEPMHSRFGLYGVPDGGNLCMYSKVSQIYDKSPEPYVWAKMKITIKNELKQGVKIGKFVFPITAHKVYYKQKSTEVHIDDLTARVYSDISGENMELVKTVFATAGGDWQISDAGTDSSTSFVMDKGFD, encoded by the coding sequence ATGCTTAGTTCAGCCATGTCATCAAATGTTGAGAAAGAGGCTTACTCATTTTATGACACATATACTGTTGATAGTGACATTGACATTAAACTTCCAAGAACAAAGATTCAATTTAAAAAACTGGATAATGGTTTTGCATATTTTCGAGAAGATTCTGAGCATAATACCATCGAGAAATCAATTCCATCAATGAAATCAATTCAGGTAACAATTGCACCTGTATTGCCAATTAATCTACCAGCGAAAAAAACCAACGGATTGATTTTTTTGAGACTAGACAAACAGATTCTGGTTACTCCAGAATCAAATGTAGAGATATCCATCAAAGTTCCAATAGAAATTGGAGTTTTTATCAAATCAGAATTGTCTTCAGATATGCTAGATGTAATTACGTGTGAACCGATGCATTCAAGATTTGGACTGTATGGAGTTCCTGATGGCGGAAATTTATGCATGTACTCGAAGGTTTCACAAATTTATGATAAATCTCCTGAACCATATGTTTGGGCAAAGATGAAGATTACTATAAAAAATGAATTAAAACAGGGCGTAAAAATAGGCAAGTTTGTTTTTCCCATAACAGCACATAAGGTATACTATAAACAAAAATCAACAGAAGTCCACATCGATGATCTAACTGCCAGAGTATATTCAGACATCAGTGGAGAAAATATGGAATTGGTAAAAACGGTTTTTGCGACAGCTGGAGGAGATTGGCAAATATCAGATGCAGGAACGGACTCATCAACAAGCTTTGTTATGGATAAGGGGTTTGATTAA
- a CDS encoding mechanosensitive ion channel family protein, whose translation MFEFLSTDIMDSGITVWQILISAIAVAVGVIVARIVRMIFQKKFAPTMPVHTAKNMTKFLYYGIIVITLLGVTTSQGIDLSGLVVAGGIFGVVIGFATQSVVSNLVSGIFLLVEKPIKIKENVEVQGSNILGKVIDIGIFSTKIQLFDGTLVRVPNQTIFTSELRTFALSEIRRTDVTVGISYNDDIEKAIKVMKDAISTKVQYALIEPGPQFFVTELGDNSVNIKVQLWFPRDDLLEVVPGLLKVLKNALDEAGIEIPFPQRVIHNAKE comes from the coding sequence ATGTTTGAATTTTTAAGCACAGATATCATGGATTCTGGAATCACAGTCTGGCAAATTTTAATTTCTGCAATAGCAGTAGCAGTCGGTGTCATAGTTGCTAGAATAGTTCGAATGATCTTTCAGAAGAAATTCGCCCCCACAATGCCAGTTCATACAGCTAAAAACATGACCAAATTCTTGTATTATGGAATTATTGTAATTACTCTTTTAGGAGTTACGACAAGTCAAGGTATAGATCTTTCAGGTCTAGTTGTTGCCGGTGGAATTTTTGGTGTAGTAATTGGTTTTGCAACTCAATCAGTAGTATCAAACCTAGTATCTGGAATTTTTCTTCTCGTGGAAAAGCCCATCAAAATAAAAGAAAATGTTGAAGTTCAAGGCTCAAACATTCTTGGAAAAGTCATAGATATTGGAATTTTTTCTACAAAGATCCAGTTATTTGACGGTACGCTAGTAAGAGTTCCTAATCAGACCATATTTACTTCAGAACTTAGGACTTTTGCACTTTCGGAAATTAGAAGAACAGATGTGACTGTGGGAATTTCATATAATGATGATATTGAAAAAGCAATCAAAGTTATGAAAGACGCTATTTCTACAAAAGTTCAGTATGCATTAATTGAGCCAGGTCCACAATTTTTTGTAACAGAACTAGGAGACAATAGTGTAAATATCAAAGTACAACTTTGGTTCCCAAGAGATGACTTGCTTGAAGTTGTCCCAGGGCTACTAAAGGTCTTAAAGAATGCATTAGATGAGGCAGGAATTGAAATTCCTTTCCCACAAAGGGTTATTCATAATGCTAAAGAGTAG
- a CDS encoding porphobilinogen synthase gives MSFPTKRLRRLRNSEKMRELMQETVLTPHDFICPVFVQENLKSRIKVDSMPDIERLPLDDVIDEVGTITDLNIPAIMLFGIPSKKDDAGTGALGENAIVQKAITQIRKNYGEKIVIMADVCLCQYTTSGHCGHVKENSIDNDSSIATLANIAVSQAKAGVDIVSPSAMMDGQVLAIRTALDDAGFTNVGIMSHSAKHRSSFYSPFRDAAECAPKFGDRRSYQVPYTNSREALREVETDINEGVDIVMIKPALAYLDLIAETKKRFNVPVSAYSVSGEYALVKGAAIQGWIPEKEIIHEILYSIKRAGADMMVTYFAKQAAKFLQESK, from the coding sequence ATGTCTTTTCCAACCAAACGTCTCAGAAGATTACGAAATTCTGAGAAAATGCGAGAATTAATGCAGGAAACAGTTCTAACCCCACATGATTTCATTTGTCCAGTATTTGTTCAGGAGAATCTAAAAAGTAGAATCAAAGTGGATTCTATGCCAGATATTGAAAGATTGCCATTAGATGATGTTATTGACGAAGTTGGAACAATTACTGATTTGAACATACCCGCAATTATGCTATTTGGAATTCCATCAAAGAAAGATGATGCAGGCACTGGAGCATTAGGGGAAAATGCAATTGTACAAAAAGCAATTACACAGATACGAAAAAATTATGGTGAAAAAATTGTCATCATGGCAGATGTTTGCTTATGCCAGTACACCACATCCGGACATTGTGGACATGTTAAAGAAAATTCAATTGATAATGACTCGAGCATTGCAACGTTGGCAAATATTGCAGTTAGTCAAGCAAAGGCAGGAGTAGATATTGTTTCCCCATCAGCGATGATGGACGGTCAGGTACTTGCAATAAGGACTGCGTTAGATGATGCAGGTTTTACAAATGTAGGAATCATGTCTCATTCTGCAAAACATAGATCATCATTTTATTCTCCATTCAGGGATGCAGCAGAGTGTGCACCTAAATTTGGTGACAGAAGATCATACCAAGTTCCATATACAAATTCTAGAGAAGCTTTACGAGAAGTTGAAACAGACATCAATGAAGGAGTGGACATAGTAATGATAAAACCTGCTTTGGCATATCTTGATTTGATTGCAGAAACTAAAAAAAGATTCAATGTTCCCGTATCAGCCTATAGTGTATCAGGAGAGTATGCATTAGTCAAGGGTGCAGCCATACAGGGTTGGATTCCTGAAAAAGAGATAATTCATGAGATTCTTTACTCTATAAAGCGAGCAGGTGCTGATATGATGGTAACATATTTTGCAAAACAAGCTGCAAAATTTTTGCAAGAGTCCAAATGA